The following proteins come from a genomic window of Shinella zoogloeoides:
- a CDS encoding dipeptide ABC transporter ATP-binding protein, with translation MSALETGKPPLLDVRNLSVSFGGFAAVRNVSFTLQPGEILGIVGESGSGKSVTCRAVMRLLTGAAQAEGTVALDGQDLLALGEEELCAIRGRDIGMIFQNPASHLDPLRRIGQQVASPMIRHLGLGRREGLRRAVKLLDDVGIREPEKRARSYPHEFSGGMKQRAMIAAAIGCEPKLLIADEPTTALDVTVQARILQLLKELNRKTGLAMILISHDLGVVADICSRVVVMRNGEVVEQGPIDDVINRPRHPYTRLLIESQPGRKTYGTAGGPDREMPLLSIENLSVSFSAGQGLLGGLAGGGNSFRALDGVDLTINAGETVGIVGESGSGKSTLARSIIRLNTPSGGAIRLEGQDVGALAGAALTAFRRRVQMVFQNPYDSLNPRLTIAEAVAEPIWRHGLADRKTAQKEADALLEMVELPSSLRDRKPRQLSGGQCQRVGLARALALKPQLLIADEITSALDVTTQAQILELLVRLQRERSLTLLYISHDLSVVSSLCQRVYVFKAGRIVEQGVARQVLTTPQDPYTQALVGSLARLPAAQTTSSLQSVSTHAP, from the coding sequence ATGAGCGCGCTGGAAACCGGCAAGCCGCCGCTGCTTGACGTCAGGAACCTTTCCGTCAGCTTCGGCGGCTTTGCGGCGGTCAGGAACGTCTCGTTCACGCTCCAGCCGGGAGAGATCCTCGGCATCGTCGGCGAAAGCGGCTCGGGCAAGTCCGTGACCTGCCGCGCCGTGATGCGGCTCCTGACCGGTGCGGCGCAGGCCGAGGGCACGGTCGCGCTCGACGGACAGGATCTGCTGGCGCTCGGTGAGGAAGAACTGTGCGCCATTCGCGGCCGCGACATCGGCATGATCTTCCAGAACCCGGCCTCGCATCTCGATCCGCTGCGCCGCATCGGCCAGCAGGTCGCAAGCCCGATGATCCGTCATCTCGGCCTCGGCCGGCGCGAAGGCTTGCGCCGGGCGGTCAAGCTGCTGGACGACGTGGGCATCCGCGAGCCGGAAAAGCGCGCGCGGTCCTATCCGCACGAATTTTCCGGCGGCATGAAACAGCGCGCGATGATCGCCGCCGCCATCGGCTGCGAGCCGAAGCTGCTGATCGCGGACGAGCCGACGACCGCCCTCGACGTCACCGTTCAGGCGCGCATCCTGCAGCTTCTCAAGGAACTCAACCGCAAGACCGGGCTGGCGATGATTCTAATCTCGCACGACCTCGGCGTCGTCGCGGATATCTGCTCGCGCGTGGTGGTGATGCGAAACGGCGAGGTGGTGGAGCAGGGGCCGATCGACGACGTCATCAACCGGCCGCGCCATCCCTATACGCGGCTGCTGATCGAATCCCAGCCCGGCCGCAAGACCTATGGCACGGCCGGCGGCCCGGACCGGGAAATGCCGTTGCTCAGCATCGAGAACCTCTCGGTATCCTTTTCCGCCGGGCAGGGCCTGCTGGGCGGGCTGGCCGGCGGCGGCAATTCCTTCCGTGCGCTCGATGGCGTGGACCTCACGATCAATGCCGGCGAAACGGTCGGCATCGTCGGCGAAAGCGGTTCCGGCAAGAGCACGCTGGCCCGATCGATCATCCGCCTGAACACACCGAGCGGCGGGGCGATCCGCCTCGAGGGACAGGATGTCGGCGCGCTCGCCGGCGCGGCGCTGACGGCGTTCCGCCGCCGCGTGCAGATGGTGTTCCAGAACCCGTACGATTCGCTCAATCCCCGCCTGACGATCGCCGAGGCCGTCGCCGAGCCGATCTGGCGGCACGGCCTTGCGGATCGGAAAACGGCGCAGAAAGAAGCCGACGCGTTGCTGGAAATGGTGGAACTGCCAAGCAGCCTGCGCGATCGCAAGCCGCGCCAGCTCTCCGGCGGGCAATGCCAGCGCGTCGGCCTTGCGCGGGCCCTTGCGCTGAAGCCCCAGCTGCTCATCGCCGACGAGATCACCTCGGCGCTCGATGTCACGACGCAGGCGCAGATTCTGGAATTGCTCGTGCGGCTTCAGCGTGAGCGGTCGCTGACGTTGCTCTATATCTCGCACGACCTCTCCGTGGTCAGCAGCCTTTGCCAGCGCGTCTACGTCTTCAAGGCGGGGCGCATCGTGGAACAGGGCGTGGCGCGGCAGGTTCTGACCACGCCGCAGGACCCCTATACCCAGGCGCTGGTGGGCTCGCTGGCCCGCCTGCCAGCTGCACAGACAACCTCTTCATTACAATCGGTATCGACCCATGCGCCTTGA
- a CDS encoding MurR/RpiR family transcriptional regulator has product MAKARSGKDGKASNGAEEKIDIEAILRARMPDFSPSEQSLAAHILSNIQMLPFETGTSIAQAVGVSEMTVTRFVRGLGFENLRDLKNRLRVAVTEKDSEIDDYMARFQMREGRQQMLQESLRLELDAIVKAYALTTTDVWDETSSLLVKARTIYVVGFQASTGLAMDFASRLLWARSNVIFVGNASGTFGEIINADPKQSAVVLVDTASYATRGIKLAEMLKSMEMPLVIVTDKFSHWGFAYTRFVFEAHTHVKTFWDSTASLSVVLNLMIDAVATKLGPKAKRNFSMMSDMGSLFGEFVGGSYLRRND; this is encoded by the coding sequence GTGGCGAAAGCGCGAAGCGGCAAGGATGGCAAGGCATCGAACGGCGCCGAGGAGAAGATCGACATCGAGGCGATCCTGCGCGCCCGCATGCCCGATTTCTCGCCCTCCGAGCAGAGCCTTGCGGCCCATATCCTGAGCAACATCCAGATGCTGCCCTTCGAGACCGGCACCAGCATCGCGCAGGCTGTGGGCGTCAGCGAGATGACGGTGACGCGCTTCGTCCGCGGCCTCGGCTTCGAAAACCTCCGCGACCTGAAGAACCGCCTGCGCGTGGCGGTGACGGAGAAGGACAGCGAGATCGACGACTACATGGCGCGCTTCCAGATGCGCGAAGGCCGCCAGCAGATGCTGCAGGAGAGCCTGCGCCTGGAACTCGACGCCATCGTGAAGGCCTATGCCCTGACCACCACGGATGTGTGGGACGAGACCTCCAGCCTGCTCGTGAAGGCGCGCACCATCTACGTCGTCGGGTTCCAGGCTTCGACGGGGCTGGCGATGGATTTCGCAAGCCGCCTGCTGTGGGCCCGCTCCAACGTCATCTTCGTCGGCAATGCCTCGGGAACGTTCGGGGAGATCATCAATGCCGATCCCAAGCAGAGCGCCGTCGTCCTCGTCGATACCGCCTCCTACGCCACGCGCGGCATCAAGCTGGCTGAGATGCTGAAGTCGATGGAGATGCCCCTGGTCATCGTCACCGACAAGTTCAGCCACTGGGGCTTTGCCTATACGCGCTTCGTTTTCGAAGCCCATACGCATGTGAAGACCTTCTGGGATTCGACGGCGAGCCTCAGCGTCGTCCTCAACCTGATGATCGATGCTGTCGCTACCAAGCTCGGCCCGAAGGCCAAGCGGAACTTCTCCATGATGAGCGACATGGGCAGTCTCTTCGGGGAATTCGTCGGCGGCAGCTATCTTCGCCGCAATGATTGA
- a CDS encoding alpha/beta fold hydrolase produces MKPVETRYAESSGVHIAYQVVGQGALDLVLVPGFISNLDVNGEDPGYSHLLKRLSAFSRVIQLDKRGTGLSDRVDPAALPDLRSRMDDVRAVMDAAGSGRAAIFGASEGAAMAILFAKTYPERTRALVLYGGYAHFHRWVMDETDFQRFLDTTEAFWGSGVTLKALAPRLNDERFATWWARLERLSASPAAALSLARMNAAIDIRGVLPTVDAPALLIHRSNDAYVSIEGSRYIRDRIAGARLIEIPGSDHPVWTGDVDRIADEIEEFLTGTRPASEIDRVLAALLVARIDGAERLAARLGDRAWLKRCEDLRTAAFAAAERFGAQGMRWDGDRLLARFDGPARAARTALALRDAGTALGLPLAQGVHVGEIETGGDTMTGLAVQITERIAGWAKPGEIAASSLLAELSAGSGLHFAAQGMAELEGAGHPLPVVLVVAEQHLEPMMPKTRMQPSLDVLTAREREILALIADGMSNPRIAARLALSEHTVKRHVANILAKLDLASRTAAAAFSVSQGGH; encoded by the coding sequence GTGAAGCCGGTCGAAACGCGGTATGCCGAAAGCAGCGGCGTGCACATCGCCTACCAGGTCGTCGGTCAGGGCGCGCTGGACCTTGTCCTCGTTCCGGGCTTCATTTCCAATCTCGATGTGAACGGGGAAGATCCCGGCTACAGCCATCTTCTGAAGCGACTGTCGGCATTCTCTCGGGTGATCCAGCTCGACAAGCGCGGCACGGGTTTGTCGGATCGCGTCGATCCGGCGGCGCTGCCCGATCTGCGGAGCCGGATGGACGACGTTCGGGCCGTCATGGACGCGGCCGGAAGCGGCCGGGCGGCGATCTTCGGCGCTTCCGAGGGCGCAGCGATGGCGATCCTCTTCGCGAAGACCTATCCTGAGCGCACACGCGCCCTCGTTCTCTATGGCGGCTACGCGCATTTTCATCGCTGGGTGATGGACGAAACGGATTTCCAGCGCTTCCTTGATACGACGGAAGCCTTCTGGGGAAGCGGCGTGACGCTGAAGGCGCTGGCGCCAAGGCTGAACGACGAGCGGTTCGCCACGTGGTGGGCCCGTCTGGAGCGCCTGTCGGCCAGCCCTGCCGCGGCTTTATCGCTGGCGCGCATGAATGCGGCGATCGACATACGAGGCGTGCTACCGACGGTAGACGCGCCGGCATTGCTGATCCATCGCAGCAACGACGCCTATGTGAGCATCGAGGGTAGCCGCTACATCAGGGACAGGATCGCCGGTGCGAGGCTGATCGAGATACCCGGCAGCGACCATCCGGTCTGGACCGGCGATGTCGACCGTATCGCTGACGAGATCGAGGAATTCCTGACGGGAACGCGGCCGGCATCAGAGATCGACCGCGTGCTCGCCGCCCTTCTGGTGGCGCGCATAGATGGTGCCGAACGCCTTGCCGCCCGTCTCGGAGACCGGGCATGGCTGAAGCGTTGCGAGGACTTGCGAACCGCGGCTTTCGCCGCGGCCGAGCGGTTTGGTGCACAAGGCATGCGCTGGGACGGCGACAGGCTTCTTGCGCGCTTCGACGGCCCGGCCCGCGCCGCCCGCACGGCGCTAGCGTTGAGAGATGCCGGCACGGCGCTTGGGCTTCCGCTGGCGCAGGGCGTACATGTCGGGGAGATCGAGACCGGCGGCGATACGATGACGGGGCTTGCGGTGCAGATAACCGAGCGCATCGCCGGCTGGGCCAAGCCCGGCGAGATCGCGGCGTCTTCGCTCCTGGCCGAGCTCAGCGCCGGCTCCGGCCTGCATTTCGCGGCGCAGGGCATGGCAGAGCTCGAAGGTGCCGGCCATCCTCTGCCGGTCGTCCTCGTGGTCGCCGAGCAGCATCTTGAGCCCATGATGCCAAAGACACGCATGCAACCGTCGCTCGATGTGCTCACGGCGCGCGAGCGCGAAATCCTTGCGCTCATTGCCGATGGCATGAGCAATCCGCGGATCGCCGCCAGGCTCGCCCTCAGCGAGCATACGGTAAAGCGCCACGTCGCCAACATCCTCGCCAAGCTCGACCTTGCGTCGCGCACGGCGGCAGCGGCATTTTCCGTCAGCCAGGGCGGCCACTGA
- a CDS encoding caspase family protein, with translation MQRFISCAFAMLILAGSASAAMAEERFALLIGNSRYEVAAPLRNPENDIEMVAAALEKSGFSTRKATNVRHEAVLAVVDEFVKDVEAADNPVVVVYFAGHGVQLDGENYLLAVDVKVGSSEEIKAHSLALGQLSTRLDALDSRLQIIVLDSCRDNPFEDQTRGLQRGLAEAPEKLGKLIAFSTSPGNVASDGDTGASPYASALAESIQIPGLALEGIFKRVRATVKERTGGKQEPWENSAVYGDFRFVEKEADGTQDSEIAIFEFAALADSQEAYQKYLARFPTGMFASLAKQKIEFMDRDFSFRRQNETFQYVTFENDYDDRCGAFRFNNSDERLHNTVADGELVLMKFLFWMPSSGCAMTSYFRHVTQAGKTADRPEAANLANSDVFARSGIDLTLEQARRVYSYFDGGLGRDMSGIMFRVDHRDNNDYMGVSLMEPTAAARENLIEIGCEDDCVYFQALMRFKNRSVEEGQEYEFEFVSAADLGLTWKYQNTLRKVAEIDAEKQKKEIEVFNRRNAVDGAAPLYDPVVTEAYRKARTISGWDIVAVVENNTFKNCRAFRPHRGAVMAFFRRYPAGETSFGFFDPSMKFPYAFEKLGEVRIDDKYTLSLRGRAYSEQEIAYGLGSRTDLVEALKAGSAIIVDGEGASLAGSKAMLGELEKCVAAFAIDQQSAEDAGKQ, from the coding sequence ATGCAGCGGTTCATTTCGTGTGCTTTCGCAATGCTCATCCTTGCCGGCTCGGCCAGCGCGGCAATGGCCGAGGAACGTTTCGCACTTCTGATCGGCAACAGCCGCTATGAGGTGGCGGCCCCACTGCGCAATCCGGAAAACGATATCGAGATGGTGGCGGCAGCGTTGGAAAAGAGCGGCTTTTCCACCCGCAAGGCGACCAATGTGCGCCACGAGGCCGTCCTTGCCGTGGTCGATGAATTCGTCAAGGACGTCGAGGCGGCCGACAACCCAGTCGTCGTGGTCTATTTCGCGGGCCATGGCGTACAACTCGACGGCGAGAATTATCTGCTCGCGGTCGATGTGAAGGTTGGCTCCAGCGAAGAGATCAAGGCCCATTCGTTGGCGCTCGGTCAACTCTCAACCCGGCTTGATGCGCTCGATAGCCGCTTGCAGATCATCGTGCTCGACAGCTGTCGAGACAATCCCTTCGAGGACCAGACGCGCGGGCTGCAGCGCGGCCTTGCCGAAGCACCCGAGAAGCTCGGCAAGCTGATCGCCTTCTCGACGTCGCCCGGCAATGTCGCGAGCGACGGTGATACCGGCGCCAGCCCCTATGCTTCCGCGCTCGCCGAATCCATCCAGATCCCGGGTCTGGCGCTAGAGGGCATCTTCAAGCGGGTGCGCGCCACGGTGAAGGAGCGCACCGGCGGAAAGCAGGAGCCGTGGGAAAACAGCGCCGTCTACGGCGACTTCCGCTTCGTCGAAAAAGAGGCTGACGGGACACAGGACAGCGAGATCGCGATCTTTGAGTTCGCGGCACTGGCCGATAGCCAGGAAGCCTACCAGAAATACCTCGCCCGCTTCCCCACGGGCATGTTTGCGAGCCTTGCCAAACAGAAGATCGAATTCATGGACAGGGACTTCAGCTTCCGCCGGCAGAACGAGACATTCCAGTACGTGACGTTCGAAAACGACTACGACGATCGATGCGGCGCCTTCCGGTTCAATAACTCGGACGAGCGGCTGCACAACACGGTTGCCGATGGCGAATTGGTGTTGATGAAATTCCTCTTCTGGATGCCGTCTTCGGGCTGTGCCATGACCTCATACTTCCGCCATGTAACACAGGCCGGAAAGACGGCCGACCGGCCGGAAGCCGCCAATCTCGCCAACAGCGATGTCTTCGCAAGAAGCGGCATCGATCTGACGCTGGAACAGGCCCGGCGCGTCTACAGCTATTTCGATGGCGGACTGGGGCGCGATATGAGCGGCATCATGTTCCGCGTCGATCATCGCGACAACAACGACTATATGGGCGTATCCCTCATGGAGCCCACCGCTGCGGCCCGTGAAAACCTCATCGAGATCGGATGCGAGGACGACTGCGTCTATTTCCAGGCGCTCATGCGCTTCAAGAATAGAAGCGTCGAGGAAGGACAGGAATACGAATTCGAGTTCGTCAGCGCGGCCGATTTGGGCCTGACCTGGAAATATCAGAACACGTTACGCAAAGTGGCGGAGATCGACGCCGAGAAACAGAAGAAAGAGATCGAGGTTTTCAATCGCCGCAACGCGGTCGATGGCGCCGCGCCATTGTATGATCCGGTGGTGACGGAAGCCTACCGGAAAGCGCGCACCATTTCGGGATGGGATATCGTCGCCGTCGTGGAGAACAACACTTTCAAGAATTGCCGCGCGTTCCGGCCTCATCGCGGCGCGGTGATGGCCTTCTTCCGCCGCTACCCGGCAGGCGAGACAAGCTTCGGCTTCTTCGATCCTTCGATGAAGTTCCCCTATGCCTTCGAAAAGCTCGGTGAAGTGCGGATCGACGACAAGTACACCCTGTCGCTGCGAGGCAGAGCCTATTCCGAACAGGAGATCGCCTACGGCCTCGGCAGCCGCACCGATCTCGTCGAGGCCCTGAAAGCCGGAAGTGCCATCATCGTCGATGGCGAGGGGGCCAGCCTCGCAGGCTCCAAGGCAATGCTCGGCGAACTCGAAAAATGCGTGGCGGCTTTCGCGATTGACCAGCAGAGCGCCGAGGATGCAGGCAAGCAGTGA
- a CDS encoding nuclear transport factor 2 family protein, translated as MLQAKAVDGAALKTAIEGRDGKMLASFYTDDAVVRVIDRNNPPSKPREIHGRQAIATFWDDICSRAMTHKVDAAIAEGDRLAFTQACAYPDGTRVFCAAILDLSDGRIARQTVVQAWDE; from the coding sequence ATGCTTCAGGCAAAGGCCGTGGATGGCGCGGCACTCAAGACGGCCATCGAAGGGCGCGACGGCAAGATGCTGGCGAGCTTCTATACGGATGACGCGGTCGTGCGCGTCATCGACAGGAACAACCCGCCGAGCAAGCCGCGCGAAATTCACGGAAGGCAGGCGATCGCCACCTTCTGGGACGACATCTGCAGCCGGGCGATGACCCACAAGGTCGATGCAGCCATTGCTGAGGGCGACCGCCTTGCCTTCACGCAGGCGTGCGCCTATCCGGATGGAACGCGCGTATTCTGCGCCGCCATCCTGGATCTTTCCGACGGGCGAATAGCCCGGCAGACGGTCGTGCAGGCCTGGGACGAATAG
- a CDS encoding carboxymuconolactone decarboxylase family protein, whose product MTPTKTGFIFAAALVAGVALAAPLRADDSSAAAYKDIEATLGQVPTMFRVFPEIGIAGAWAEFKSMQLNPDSKLDGKTKELLGLAVSAQIPCQYCIYFHTAAAKLNGATDEEIREAVAMASIVRHWSTVLNGMQVDEATFRKETDDILARAAEMAKKAQ is encoded by the coding sequence ATGACACCGACGAAGACGGGTTTTATCTTTGCGGCTGCGCTGGTGGCAGGCGTCGCGCTTGCCGCGCCGCTACGCGCCGACGACAGCTCGGCTGCCGCCTACAAGGATATCGAGGCGACGCTCGGCCAGGTGCCGACCATGTTCAGGGTTTTCCCGGAGATCGGCATTGCCGGCGCCTGGGCCGAGTTCAAGTCGATGCAGCTCAATCCTGACAGCAAGCTCGACGGCAAGACGAAGGAACTGCTCGGGCTGGCCGTGTCGGCGCAGATCCCCTGCCAGTATTGCATCTACTTCCACACGGCGGCGGCAAAGCTCAATGGCGCGACGGACGAGGAAATCCGCGAGGCCGTGGCGATGGCTTCCATCGTGCGGCACTGGTCGACCGTGCTGAACGGCATGCAGGTCGACGAGGCGACGTTCCGGAAGGAAACGGACGACATTCTCGCCCGCGCCGCCGAGATGGCGAAGAAGGCGCAGTAG
- a CDS encoding serine hydrolase domain-containing protein: MTSIPPFRDPAAPGKPVIPRQDWDRAPWNRWTFQNVRDMVPTTRVWRGEGPASPLPTNLQDIDAIAFDADGISGTIGTFLEEGYADGLLVLHRGKVVAERYLNGMSPHTLHLSQSVAKSIVGTLAGILIGRGLLDPAAPVTHYLPELETTAYRGATIQHVLDMTSGVVFDETYTALDSHMAQLDAACGWKERWNPQWPLHVWDLILSLQDLECPHGASFRYRSIETDVLSFALQRAAATPLAELVSHELWAPMGAQEDACFTVDPAGYALGDGGFNATLRDYARFALLHLRGGELDGRRIVPAEWIAGTRFGADPTLFGGIYHDVLPEGAYHNQFWIEDTARRAYMARGVFGQLIYIDPEADFAAIILSSWPEFVSTIRTRTALAAVRAIREAL; the protein is encoded by the coding sequence ATGACCAGCATTCCGCCATTCCGCGATCCCGCAGCGCCGGGCAAACCCGTCATCCCGCGGCAGGACTGGGACCGCGCGCCCTGGAACCGCTGGACCTTCCAGAATGTGCGGGACATGGTGCCGACCACGCGGGTCTGGCGCGGTGAGGGCCCGGCGAGCCCGTTGCCGACGAACCTGCAGGACATCGACGCCATCGCCTTCGATGCGGACGGCATTTCCGGCACCATCGGCACGTTTCTCGAGGAGGGCTATGCCGATGGCCTGCTCGTGCTCCATCGCGGCAAGGTCGTCGCCGAGCGCTATCTGAACGGCATGAGCCCGCACACGCTGCACCTGTCGCAATCGGTGGCCAAGTCGATCGTCGGGACCCTGGCGGGCATTCTGATCGGCCGTGGCCTGCTCGATCCCGCCGCCCCGGTGACGCACTATCTGCCGGAGCTCGAAACGACCGCCTATCGCGGCGCGACCATCCAGCATGTGCTGGACATGACGAGCGGCGTGGTCTTCGACGAGACCTACACCGCGCTCGATTCCCACATGGCGCAATTGGATGCCGCCTGCGGCTGGAAGGAGCGCTGGAACCCGCAATGGCCCTTGCATGTCTGGGACCTGATCCTGTCGCTCCAGGACCTCGAATGCCCGCACGGCGCCTCCTTCCGCTACCGCTCGATCGAGACGGACGTGCTGTCCTTCGCTCTGCAGCGCGCCGCCGCCACGCCGCTTGCCGAGCTTGTCAGCCATGAATTGTGGGCACCCATGGGTGCGCAAGAGGATGCCTGCTTCACCGTCGATCCCGCCGGCTATGCGCTCGGCGACGGCGGCTTCAACGCGACCTTGCGCGACTACGCCCGTTTCGCCCTGCTGCATCTGCGCGGCGGGGAGCTCGATGGCCGGCGCATTGTACCCGCGGAATGGATCGCCGGCACGCGCTTCGGCGCGGACCCGACGCTCTTCGGCGGCATCTATCACGATGTCCTGCCCGAAGGCGCCTATCATAACCAGTTCTGGATCGAGGACACCGCAAGACGCGCCTATATGGCAAGGGGCGTCTTCGGGCAGTTGATCTACATCGATCCGGAAGCTGACTTCGCCGCGATCATCCTGTCGAGCTGGCCGGAGTTCGTCAGCACGATCAGGACCCGGACAGCGTTGGCGGCGGTCAGGGCCATCCGCGAGGCCTTGTGA
- a CDS encoding bile acid:sodium symporter family protein, producing the protein MEQSALIDIGLPVAVFIIMAGIGMTLAPTDFQRVALRPKALIWGIVAALLLLPVVGLSLAMLMGLPPEIAVGLVVIAACPIGTTSSLFSYLARGDLALSIALSAVGSLVAIATLPLFANFAIERFDYGDARISLPVLRTIGMMIALILFPVALGMGIRHKATAFAARAEKLVGAFGIVVLVVLIVGIGISVYDRWVEILVAAGPAVLALVFCGIALGLFGSRLLGLTAAEAMTVTLSITIRNAAIGMVLAITMMHSPEIAVPPALFGLLMYAAGFALVPYGRRTIRSTLEEPGRPSTGAA; encoded by the coding sequence ATGGAGCAGTCCGCCCTTATCGACATCGGTTTGCCGGTCGCCGTGTTCATCATCATGGCCGGCATTGGCATGACGCTCGCACCGACGGACTTTCAAAGGGTGGCCCTGCGGCCGAAGGCGTTGATCTGGGGCATTGTGGCCGCGCTCCTTCTCCTTCCGGTGGTGGGGCTGTCGCTTGCCATGCTCATGGGCCTGCCGCCGGAAATCGCGGTTGGCCTCGTCGTCATCGCAGCCTGCCCGATCGGCACCACGTCCAGCCTGTTTTCCTACCTCGCGCGGGGGGATCTGGCGCTGTCGATCGCGCTCAGCGCCGTCGGCAGCCTCGTTGCGATCGCGACGCTGCCGCTCTTTGCGAATTTCGCGATCGAACGTTTTGACTATGGCGATGCCCGCATCTCCCTTCCCGTCCTGCGCACCATCGGCATGATGATCGCGCTTATCCTGTTTCCTGTTGCCCTTGGCATGGGCATCCGGCACAAGGCCACCGCTTTCGCCGCCCGCGCCGAAAAGCTCGTCGGTGCCTTCGGCATCGTTGTGCTGGTGGTCTTGATCGTCGGCATCGGCATTTCGGTCTATGATCGGTGGGTGGAAATCCTCGTTGCCGCCGGACCGGCGGTGCTCGCACTGGTTTTCTGCGGCATTGCGCTGGGCTTGTTTGGCTCGCGCCTGCTCGGCCTCACGGCGGCGGAGGCGATGACGGTCACCTTGTCCATCACCATTCGGAACGCGGCGATCGGCATGGTTCTCGCGATCACGATGATGCATTCGCCGGAAATCGCCGTGCCGCCGGCGCTGTTCGGCCTTCTGATGTATGCGGCGGGCTTCGCGCTCGTTCCCTACGGCCGCAGGACAATACGGTCCACTCTGGAAGAACCCGGCCGCCCGTCGACGGGGGCGGCCTGA
- a CDS encoding amidase yields MRLDEYAAHDGTGLARLLAKGEVTPRQLGRCVEEAVAAVNPALNAVIELYPDALEGLPETASAGPFGGIPTLTKDFPIEAGRPAEFGSRLAEGFRAGHDAVYWARLRAGGLVNAGRTTSSEFGVPAATESPLYGATRNPWNPERGVAGSSGGAAAAVASGIVPFAQGSDGGGSIRNPAAFCGLIGLKPSRGRVTGSPNGNAPLLGLATAFMLTRSVRDTAALLDLCHGPDAGDGYEIAPPAGSYLYAITRAPKGLRIALCTRSWSGVEIDPEVAAATRSAAERLASSGHHIEEASPDFDYPAFLHAQKVIWAADAAASMPAMAKRMGRTPEAALGASVYALYRRGLAVSGAQLIAALSAYDRVTRQIGRFLARYDLLLTPTSAILPEPIGTFDPNRAGIDADGVFDDLAPKETFTALFNATGQPAISLPLGRSRDGLPIGVQLVARFGREDLLLAAARQIEEEMESAPGIWGQGRPAVHVGNF; encoded by the coding sequence ATGCGCCTTGATGAATATGCCGCCCATGACGGAACCGGCCTCGCCCGCCTGCTGGCGAAGGGCGAGGTCACGCCGAGGCAACTCGGCCGATGCGTCGAGGAGGCCGTTGCGGCGGTCAACCCGGCGCTGAACGCCGTTATCGAACTCTATCCGGATGCCCTGGAAGGCTTGCCCGAGACAGCGTCCGCCGGTCCATTCGGCGGCATTCCCACGCTCACCAAGGACTTCCCGATCGAAGCCGGGCGGCCGGCCGAATTCGGCAGCCGCCTGGCGGAGGGGTTTCGCGCCGGCCACGATGCCGTCTACTGGGCGCGCCTGCGCGCCGGGGGGCTGGTCAATGCCGGGCGCACGACGAGTTCCGAATTCGGGGTGCCGGCGGCGACGGAATCGCCGCTTTATGGGGCGACCCGCAATCCCTGGAATCCGGAGCGCGGCGTCGCGGGCTCCAGCGGCGGCGCGGCGGCTGCGGTCGCTTCCGGCATCGTGCCCTTCGCGCAGGGCAGCGATGGCGGTGGGTCGATCCGCAACCCGGCCGCGTTCTGCGGCCTGATCGGGCTGAAACCCTCGCGCGGCCGGGTCACCGGTTCCCCGAACGGGAACGCCCCGCTGCTCGGGCTGGCAACGGCCTTCATGCTCACCCGCTCCGTGCGCGACACGGCCGCGCTGCTCGATCTCTGTCATGGACCCGACGCCGGCGACGGCTATGAAATCGCCCCGCCGGCGGGCAGCTATCTCTATGCGATCACGCGTGCTCCGAAAGGGCTTCGGATCGCCTTGTGCACGCGGTCCTGGTCCGGCGTCGAGATCGACCCGGAGGTCGCGGCGGCGACCCGGTCGGCCGCCGAACGGCTTGCATCGAGCGGCCATCATATCGAGGAAGCATCACCGGACTTCGACTACCCGGCGTTCCTGCATGCGCAGAAAGTCATCTGGGCAGCGGACGCCGCCGCGAGCATGCCGGCGATGGCGAAGCGTATGGGGCGCACGCCGGAGGCGGCACTCGGCGCGAGCGTCTACGCGCTCTACCGGCGGGGTCTGGCGGTCAGCGGCGCGCAGCTCATCGCCGCGCTTTCCGCCTATGACCGGGTGACCCGGCAGATCGGACGTTTCCTCGCCCGATACGACCTGTTGCTGACGCCCACCAGCGCCATCCTGCCGGAGCCGATCGGCACGTTCGATCCCAACCGCGCCGGCATCGACGCGGACGGCGTGTTCGATGATCTGGCGCCCAAGGAGACGTTCACGGCGTTGTTCAACGCGACCGGGCAGCCCGCCATCTCCCTGCCGCTGGGGCGCAGCCGCGACGGCTTGCCGATCGGCGTCCAGCTCGTTGCCCGCTTCGGGCGCGAGGACCTGCTGCTTGCGGCCGCGCGGCAAATCGAGGAAGAAATGGAAAGCGCTCCCGGCATCTGGGGGCAGGGGCGTCCGGCCGTTCATGTCGGCAATTTCTAG